One window of the Lepeophtheirus salmonis chromosome 7, UVic_Lsal_1.4, whole genome shotgun sequence genome contains the following:
- the SCCRO gene encoding DCN1-like protein 1 isoform X3, whose amino-acid sequence MRSSTKERESYYAFLTLTQTDDDTAFRCLASHNWNLQSALEHYFHQLSSINSSSSSSKAMVSSHSSIDRKKLESLYAKYKEASEPSKIGMDGVVRLLEDLQLDPGSRLVLLLAWKFKAAQQCEFSKEEFTNGMQNLGCDSIDKLKFKLPSLEKEIVDPHIFKDFYQFTFNYAKNSRQKGLDLDLALAYWNIVLEGRFKFLDIWSKFLKENHKRSIPKDTWNLLLDFATTVNEDLTNYDEEGAWPVLIDDFVEYARPIISKTI is encoded by the exons ATG AGGTCATCGACTAAGGAGAGGGAGAGTTACTACGCTTTTCTGACCTTGACTCAAACGGACGATGATACGGCCTTTCGTTGCTTGGCCTCCCATAACTGGAATCTCCAATCCGCTCTCGAGCACTACTTCCATCAACTCTCTTCTATTAAttcatcctcttcttcttctaagGCCATGGTCTCATCTCATTCCTCCATCGATCGCAAAAAGCTCGAATCACTCTATGCCAAATACAAAG AGGCGAGCGAACCTTCGAAAATTGGTATGGACGGAGTCGTGAGGCTCTTGGAGGACCTACAACTAGATCCTGGTTCACGGTTAGTCCTCCTATTGGCCTGGAAGTTCAAAGCTGCCCAACAGTGCGAGTTCTCCAAAGAAGAGTTTACCAATGGCATGCAAAATTTAGG GTGTGACTCGATCgacaaattaaaattcaaattacctTCATTGGAAAAAGAAATCGTGGATCCTCATATCTTTAAAGATTTCTATCAATTCACTTTCAATTACGCTAAAAACTCTAGACAAAAAGGACTGGATCTTGATCTCGCCTTAGCATATTGGAACATAGTTCTGGAAGGACGATTCAAGTTCTTAGATATATGGAGTAAATTCTTAAAG GAAAATCACAAACGATCGATTCCGAAGGATACATGGAATCTACTACTCGACTTTGCTACTACAGTTAATGAAGATTTGACTAACTACGACGAAGAAGGGGCCTGGCCAGTGTTAATAGACGATTTTGTAGAATATGCTAGGCCAATTATTTCCAAGACTATCTAA
- the SCCRO gene encoding DCN1-like protein 1 isoform X2, which translates to MQRSSTKERESYYAFLTLTQTDDDTAFRCLASHNWNLQSALEHYFHQLSSINSSSSSSKAMVSSHSSIDRKKLESLYAKYKEASEPSKIGMDGVVRLLEDLQLDPGSRLVLLLAWKFKAAQQCEFSKEEFTNGMQNLGCDSIDKLKFKLPSLEKEIVDPHIFKDFYQFTFNYAKNSRQKGLDLDLALAYWNIVLEGRFKFLDIWSKFLKENHKRSIPKDTWNLLLDFATTVNEDLTNYDEEGAWPVLIDDFVEYARPIISKTI; encoded by the exons ATG CAGAGGTCATCGACTAAGGAGAGGGAGAGTTACTACGCTTTTCTGACCTTGACTCAAACGGACGATGATACGGCCTTTCGTTGCTTGGCCTCCCATAACTGGAATCTCCAATCCGCTCTCGAGCACTACTTCCATCAACTCTCTTCTATTAAttcatcctcttcttcttctaagGCCATGGTCTCATCTCATTCCTCCATCGATCGCAAAAAGCTCGAATCACTCTATGCCAAATACAAAG AGGCGAGCGAACCTTCGAAAATTGGTATGGACGGAGTCGTGAGGCTCTTGGAGGACCTACAACTAGATCCTGGTTCACGGTTAGTCCTCCTATTGGCCTGGAAGTTCAAAGCTGCCCAACAGTGCGAGTTCTCCAAAGAAGAGTTTACCAATGGCATGCAAAATTTAGG GTGTGACTCGATCgacaaattaaaattcaaattacctTCATTGGAAAAAGAAATCGTGGATCCTCATATCTTTAAAGATTTCTATCAATTCACTTTCAATTACGCTAAAAACTCTAGACAAAAAGGACTGGATCTTGATCTCGCCTTAGCATATTGGAACATAGTTCTGGAAGGACGATTCAAGTTCTTAGATATATGGAGTAAATTCTTAAAG GAAAATCACAAACGATCGATTCCGAAGGATACATGGAATCTACTACTCGACTTTGCTACTACAGTTAATGAAGATTTGACTAACTACGACGAAGAAGGGGCCTGGCCAGTGTTAATAGACGATTTTGTAGAATATGCTAGGCCAATTATTTCCAAGACTATCTAA